A window of the Falco biarmicus isolate bFalBia1 chromosome 10, bFalBia1.pri, whole genome shotgun sequence genome harbors these coding sequences:
- the CTNND1 gene encoding catenin delta-1 isoform X7 yields MDDSEVESTASILASVKEQEAQFEKLTRALEEERRHVSAQLERVRVSPQDAGPGLANGTLTRRHQNGRFLGDADLERQKYPDLKLNGPQDHSHLLYSTIPRMQDPGQIVEETYTMEEDPEGAMSVVSVETSDDGTTRRTETTVKKVVKTVTTRTVQQVPVGPDGLPLETSPVPSNYVQTMDRNFRKNGNGGPGSYISQPGTATLPRNYHYPDGYGRTYEDGYPGSDHSYGSLSRVTRIDERYRPSMDTYRAPSRQDIYGPQPQVRVGGSNMDLNHFHPEPYGLEDDQRSVGFEDVDYGLMSDYGTARRAGTPSDPRRRLRSYEDMLVDEVAPDRYYWAPLAQHERGSLASLDSLRKGGLAPGNWRQPELPEVIAMLSFRLDAVKSNAAAYLQHLCYRNDKVKTEVRKLKGIPVLVGLLDHPKKEVHYGACGALKNISFGKDQDNKIAIKNCDGVPALVRLLRKAHDMDLTEVITGTLWNLSSHDSIKMAIVDHALHALTDEVVIPRSGWEREPNEDSKPRHIEWESVLTNTAGCLRNVSSERSEARRKLRECDGLVDALIYIVQSEIGQKDLDSKLVENCVCLLRNLSYQVHREIPHAERYQETPLAPANNTGPHAASCFGAKKGKDEWFSRGKKLPEDSGVDAVDFPKRTVPAKGYELLFQPEVVRIYISLLKESKTPAILEASAGAIQNLCAGSWTYGRYIRSALRQEKGLSAIADLLTHDSERVVKAASGALRNLAVDLRNKELIGKHAIPNLVKNLPGGQQTPAKNLSEDTVVSILNTVNEVIVDNLEAAKKLRETQGIEKLVLINKSGNRSEREVRAAALVLQTVWGYKELRKPLEKEGWKKSDFQVNLSNVSRTQGGNSFDDSTLPLIDRNQKSDKKSSREEIQMSNMGPDNYSTLNERDHSRTLDRSGDLGDMEPVKAAPLMKI; encoded by the exons ATGGACGACTCAGAAGTGGAGTCGACCGCCAGCATCCTTGCTTCTGTCAAGGAGCAGGAGGCACAGTTCGAGAAGCTGACCCGGGCGCTTGAGGAGGAACGGCGCCATGTCTCAGCCCAACTGGAACGAGTCCGGGTCTCCCCACAGGACGCCGGCCCGGGCTTGGCCAACGGCACACTCACCCGGCGGCACCAG AATGGCCGTTTCTTGGGCGATGCTGACCTGGAGAGGCAGAAATATCCAGATCTGAAGCTCAACGGGCCACAG GACCACAGCCACCTCTTGTACAGCACAATCCCCAGGATGCAGGACCCGGGCCAAATTGTGGAGGAGACTTACACTATGGAGGAGGACCCAGAAGGGGCCATGTCTGTTGTGTCTGTGGAGACATCAGATGATGGGACAACGCGACGTACAGAGACCACG GTGAAGAAAGTGGTGAAGACTGTGACCACCCGAACAGTGCAGCAGGTGCCGGTGGGGCCTGATGGGTTACCTTTGGAGAcctcccctgtccccagcaaCTACGTCCAGACCATGGACAGGAACTTCCGCAAGAATGGCAATGGGGGCCCCGGCAGCTACATAAGCCAGCCAGGCACGGCCACCCTCCCTCGTAACTACCACTACCCTGATGGCTATGGCCGCACCTACGAGGATGGCTACCCGGGCAGTGATCACAGCTACGGCAGCCTGTCCCGTGTCACCCGCATTGATGAGCGCTACCGCCCTTCCATGGACACCTACCGGGCCCCCAGCCGCCAGGACATCTATGGCCCTCAGCCTCAAGTGCGTGTTGGGGGCAGCAACATGGACCTCAACCATTTCCACCCTGAGCCCTATGGCCTGGAGGATGACCAGCGCAGCGTGGGCTTTGAAGATGTGGACTATGGGCTTATGTCTGACTATGGCACGGCCAGGCGGGCAGGGACCCCGTCTGATCCTCGGCGGCGGCTCAG GAGTTATGAAGACAtgctggtggatgaagtggccCCTGACCGGTACTACTGGGCCCCTCTGGCTCAGCACGAGCGGGGTAGCCTGGCTAGCCTGGACAGCCTGCGGAAGGGAGGTCTGGCCCCGGGTAACTGGCGCCAGCCGGAGCTGCCGGAGGTGATAGCCATGCTGAGCTTCCGACTGGATGCTGTCAAGTCCAACGCGGCTGCCTacctgcagcacctctgctaCCGTAATGACAAGGTGAAGACGGAGGTGCGCAAGCTGAAGGGCATTCCTGTGCTGGTGGGATTGCTAGACCACCCCAAGAAAGAGGTGCACTATGGTGCCTGTGGAGCCCTCAAGAACATTTCCTTTGGCAAGGACCAAGACAATAAGATTGCCATCAAGAACTGCGATGGGGTGCCTGCTCTGGTCCGCCTGTTGCGGAAGGCCCATGACATGGACCTCACGGAGGTCATCACAG GAACACTGTGGAACCTGTCCTCGCACGACTCCATCAAGATGGCCATTGTGGATCATGCACTACATGCTCTGACCGACGAGGTTGTCATTCCCCGCTCGGGCTGGGAGCGGGAACCCAATGAGGACTCAAAACCCCGCCATATTGAGTGGGAGTCAGTGCTCACCAACACCGCTGGCTGTCTTAG GAACGTGAGCTCAGAACGGAGCGAGGCCCGTCGGAAGCTGCGGGAATGTGATGGGCTGGTAGATGCCCTGATCTACATCGTCCAGTCTGAGATTGGCCAGAAGGACTTGGACAGCAAG CTGGTGGAGAACTGTGTGTGCCTGCTGAGAAACTTGTCCTACCAAGTCCATCGTGAGATCCCCCATGCTGAGCGTTACCAGGAGACACCTCTGGCCCCTGCCAACAACACTGGGCCCCATGCTGCAAGCTGCTTTGGTGCCAAGAAGGGAAAAG ACGAATGGTTCTCCAGAG GTAAAAAGCTCCCAGAAGACTCTGGTGTCGATGCAGTGGATTTTCCCAAAAGAACAGTTCCAGCCAAAG GCTAtgagctcctcttccagccagaaGTGGTCCGGATATACATCTCCCTCCTAAAAGAAAGCAAGACTCCAGCCATCCTAGAGGCTTCGGCAGGAGCCATTCAGAACctgtgtgctggcagctggacG TACGGCCGGTACATCCGCTCAGCGCTGCGCCAGGAGAAGGGACTCTCTGCCATCGCCGACCTCCTGACCCACGACAGCGAGCGAGTGGTGAAAGCAGCGTCTGGAGCCCTGCGCAACCTGGCTGTTGACTTGCGTAACAAAGAGCTGATAG gtAAACATGCCATCCCCAACCTAGTGAAGAACCTGCCTGGAGGCCAGCAGACCCCAGCCAAAAACCTCTCTGAGGACACAGTGGTGTCAATCCTCAACACAGTCAATGAAGTAATTGTAGACAACCTTGAGGCTGCCAAGAAGCTGCGGGAAACACAGGGTATTGAGAAGTTGGTGCTGATCAACAAATCTGG GAACCGCTCAGAGAGAGAAGTCCGAGCAGCTGCTCTAGTCTTGCAGACAGTTTGGGGATATAAAGAGCTGCGGAAGCCACTTGAGAAGGAAGGCTGGAAGAAGTCAGATTTCCAG GTGAACCTGAGCAATGTCTCTCGGACCCAGGGAGGCAACTCATTTGATGACAGCACCTTGCCTCTCATCGACAGGAACCAAAAATCCG ACAAGAAATCCTCCCGGGAGGAGATCCAGATGAGCAACATGGGACCAG ACAACTATTCCACACTCAATGAGAGGGACCACAGCAGGACACTGGACCGATCTGGTGACCTCGGAGATATGGAGCCAGTGAAGGCAGCACCATTGATG AAGATCTAG
- the CTNND1 gene encoding catenin delta-1 isoform X6: MDDSEVESTASILASVKEQEAQFEKLTRALEEERRHVSAQLERVRVSPQDAGPGLANGTLTRRHQNGRFLGDADLERQKYPDLKLNGPQDHSHLLYSTIPRMQDPGQIVEETYTMEEDPEGAMSVVSVETSDDGTTRRTETTVKKVVKTVTTRTVQQVPVGPDGLPLETSPVPSNYVQTMDRNFRKNGNGGPGSYISQPGTATLPRNYHYPDGYGRTYEDGYPGSDHSYGSLSRVTRIDERYRPSMDTYRAPSRQDIYGPQPQVRVGGSNMDLNHFHPEPYGLEDDQRSVGFEDVDYGLMSDYGTARRAGTPSDPRRRLRSYEDMLVDEVAPDRYYWAPLAQHERGSLASLDSLRKGGLAPGNWRQPELPEVIAMLSFRLDAVKSNAAAYLQHLCYRNDKVKTEVRKLKGIPVLVGLLDHPKKEVHYGACGALKNISFGKDQDNKIAIKNCDGVPALVRLLRKAHDMDLTEVITGTLWNLSSHDSIKMAIVDHALHALTDEVVIPRSGWEREPNEDSKPRHIEWESVLTNTAGCLRNVSSERSEARRKLRECDGLVDALIYIVQSEIGQKDLDSKLVENCVCLLRNLSYQVHREIPHAERYQETPLAPANNTGPHAASCFGAKKGKDEWFSRGKKLPEDSGVDAVDFPKRTVPAKGYELLFQPEVVRIYISLLKESKTPAILEASAGAIQNLCAGSWTYGRYIRSALRQEKGLSAIADLLTHDSERVVKAASGALRNLAVDLRNKELIGKHAIPNLVKNLPGGQQTPAKNLSEDTVVSILNTVNEVIVDNLEAAKKLRETQGIEKLVLINKSGNRSEREVRAAALVLQTVWGYKELRKPLEKEGWKKSDFQVNLSNVSRTQGGNSFDDSTLPLIDRNQKSDKKSSREEIQMSNMGPDNYSTLNERDHSRTLDRSGDLGDMEPVKAAPLMQKI; encoded by the exons ATGGACGACTCAGAAGTGGAGTCGACCGCCAGCATCCTTGCTTCTGTCAAGGAGCAGGAGGCACAGTTCGAGAAGCTGACCCGGGCGCTTGAGGAGGAACGGCGCCATGTCTCAGCCCAACTGGAACGAGTCCGGGTCTCCCCACAGGACGCCGGCCCGGGCTTGGCCAACGGCACACTCACCCGGCGGCACCAG AATGGCCGTTTCTTGGGCGATGCTGACCTGGAGAGGCAGAAATATCCAGATCTGAAGCTCAACGGGCCACAG GACCACAGCCACCTCTTGTACAGCACAATCCCCAGGATGCAGGACCCGGGCCAAATTGTGGAGGAGACTTACACTATGGAGGAGGACCCAGAAGGGGCCATGTCTGTTGTGTCTGTGGAGACATCAGATGATGGGACAACGCGACGTACAGAGACCACG GTGAAGAAAGTGGTGAAGACTGTGACCACCCGAACAGTGCAGCAGGTGCCGGTGGGGCCTGATGGGTTACCTTTGGAGAcctcccctgtccccagcaaCTACGTCCAGACCATGGACAGGAACTTCCGCAAGAATGGCAATGGGGGCCCCGGCAGCTACATAAGCCAGCCAGGCACGGCCACCCTCCCTCGTAACTACCACTACCCTGATGGCTATGGCCGCACCTACGAGGATGGCTACCCGGGCAGTGATCACAGCTACGGCAGCCTGTCCCGTGTCACCCGCATTGATGAGCGCTACCGCCCTTCCATGGACACCTACCGGGCCCCCAGCCGCCAGGACATCTATGGCCCTCAGCCTCAAGTGCGTGTTGGGGGCAGCAACATGGACCTCAACCATTTCCACCCTGAGCCCTATGGCCTGGAGGATGACCAGCGCAGCGTGGGCTTTGAAGATGTGGACTATGGGCTTATGTCTGACTATGGCACGGCCAGGCGGGCAGGGACCCCGTCTGATCCTCGGCGGCGGCTCAG GAGTTATGAAGACAtgctggtggatgaagtggccCCTGACCGGTACTACTGGGCCCCTCTGGCTCAGCACGAGCGGGGTAGCCTGGCTAGCCTGGACAGCCTGCGGAAGGGAGGTCTGGCCCCGGGTAACTGGCGCCAGCCGGAGCTGCCGGAGGTGATAGCCATGCTGAGCTTCCGACTGGATGCTGTCAAGTCCAACGCGGCTGCCTacctgcagcacctctgctaCCGTAATGACAAGGTGAAGACGGAGGTGCGCAAGCTGAAGGGCATTCCTGTGCTGGTGGGATTGCTAGACCACCCCAAGAAAGAGGTGCACTATGGTGCCTGTGGAGCCCTCAAGAACATTTCCTTTGGCAAGGACCAAGACAATAAGATTGCCATCAAGAACTGCGATGGGGTGCCTGCTCTGGTCCGCCTGTTGCGGAAGGCCCATGACATGGACCTCACGGAGGTCATCACAG GAACACTGTGGAACCTGTCCTCGCACGACTCCATCAAGATGGCCATTGTGGATCATGCACTACATGCTCTGACCGACGAGGTTGTCATTCCCCGCTCGGGCTGGGAGCGGGAACCCAATGAGGACTCAAAACCCCGCCATATTGAGTGGGAGTCAGTGCTCACCAACACCGCTGGCTGTCTTAG GAACGTGAGCTCAGAACGGAGCGAGGCCCGTCGGAAGCTGCGGGAATGTGATGGGCTGGTAGATGCCCTGATCTACATCGTCCAGTCTGAGATTGGCCAGAAGGACTTGGACAGCAAG CTGGTGGAGAACTGTGTGTGCCTGCTGAGAAACTTGTCCTACCAAGTCCATCGTGAGATCCCCCATGCTGAGCGTTACCAGGAGACACCTCTGGCCCCTGCCAACAACACTGGGCCCCATGCTGCAAGCTGCTTTGGTGCCAAGAAGGGAAAAG ACGAATGGTTCTCCAGAG GTAAAAAGCTCCCAGAAGACTCTGGTGTCGATGCAGTGGATTTTCCCAAAAGAACAGTTCCAGCCAAAG GCTAtgagctcctcttccagccagaaGTGGTCCGGATATACATCTCCCTCCTAAAAGAAAGCAAGACTCCAGCCATCCTAGAGGCTTCGGCAGGAGCCATTCAGAACctgtgtgctggcagctggacG TACGGCCGGTACATCCGCTCAGCGCTGCGCCAGGAGAAGGGACTCTCTGCCATCGCCGACCTCCTGACCCACGACAGCGAGCGAGTGGTGAAAGCAGCGTCTGGAGCCCTGCGCAACCTGGCTGTTGACTTGCGTAACAAAGAGCTGATAG gtAAACATGCCATCCCCAACCTAGTGAAGAACCTGCCTGGAGGCCAGCAGACCCCAGCCAAAAACCTCTCTGAGGACACAGTGGTGTCAATCCTCAACACAGTCAATGAAGTAATTGTAGACAACCTTGAGGCTGCCAAGAAGCTGCGGGAAACACAGGGTATTGAGAAGTTGGTGCTGATCAACAAATCTGG GAACCGCTCAGAGAGAGAAGTCCGAGCAGCTGCTCTAGTCTTGCAGACAGTTTGGGGATATAAAGAGCTGCGGAAGCCACTTGAGAAGGAAGGCTGGAAGAAGTCAGATTTCCAG GTGAACCTGAGCAATGTCTCTCGGACCCAGGGAGGCAACTCATTTGATGACAGCACCTTGCCTCTCATCGACAGGAACCAAAAATCCG ACAAGAAATCCTCCCGGGAGGAGATCCAGATGAGCAACATGGGACCAG ACAACTATTCCACACTCAATGAGAGGGACCACAGCAGGACACTGGACCGATCTGGTGACCTCGGAGATATGGAGCCAGTGAAGGCAGCACCATTGATG CAGAAGATCTAG